AAACTGCTCCCAAACCGGTAGTAGTACGTCCTATGCCTAACTCACCGGCTGCTCCTACCACACCGGTAGTAAAACCGGCTGCTCCTTCTACAGGCAAATCAGGCGTTAAGTCCCCGCTACCAGGCGTTATCCTTGACATCAAAGTAAATGTAGGTGATACAGTGAAAAGAGGACAGACTATCATTATATTGGAAGCCATGAAGATGGAAAACAATATCAATGCAGACAAAGACGGTAAAGTGACTGCCATCAATGTCAACAAGGGAGATTCTGTTCTTGAAGGTAATGACCTCGTAATTATTGAATAATATGGGAGATTTTATTAACTTTTTAGGAAATAACCTTGCCGATTTCTGGACCTACACGGGATTTGCCAACGCGACAGGTGGACATATTGCTATGATCATTATCGGTTTAGGCTTTATTTACTTAGCTGTAGCCAAAGAGTTCGAGCCGATGTTGTTAATTCCTATCGGATTCGGTATTCTGATCGGTAATATACCTTTCAATATGGACGCCGGACTAAAAGTCGGTATATATGAAGAAGGTTCTGTATTGAACATATTGTATCAGGGAGTAACGTCCGGCTGGTATCCACCGCTCATCTTCTTAGGTATCGGTGCCATGACAGACTTCTCGGCGCTAATCTCCAATCCGAAGCTGATGCTGATCGGTGCGGCTGCCCAGTTTGGTATCTTCGGTGCATACATGATCGCATTGGAAATGGGATTTGACCCGATGCAGGCCGGTGCTATCGGTATCATCGGTGGAGCAGATGGTCCGACGGCTATCTTCCTTTCGTCCAAGCTGGCACCTAACTTAATGGGAGCCATTGCGGTATCCGCCTACTCCTATATGGCGTTAGTTCCGGTGATACAGCCGCCTATCATGCGTCTGCTCACCACCAAACACGAACGCGTTATCCGTATGAAACCGCCACGTGCCGTTTCTCATACAGAGAAAGTGATTTTCCCGATTATCGGTCTGTTGCTGACCTGCTTCCTAGTTCCTTCCGGTCTGCCTCTGTTGGGTATGCTGTTCTTCGGTAACCTGTTGAAAGAAAGTGGTGTAACCCGCCGTCTGGCTAACACAGCCAGCGGTCCGCTGATTGACGTTATCACTATCCTGTTAGGTTTGACAGTAGGTGCTTCTACTCAGGCTTCTGAGTTCCTGACACTCGACTCCATCAAGATCTTCGCCCTCGGTGCTTTGTCATTTATTATTGCTACTGCATCAGGTGTGATCTTCGTTAAGATCTTCAACCTCTTCCTCAAGAAGGGCAATAAGATCAATCCGTTGATCGGTAATGCAGGTGTATCTGCCGTTCCCGACTCTGCACGTATCTCACAAGTTGTCGGTCTGGAATATGATCCTACCAACTACTTGCTGATGCACGCTATGGGTCCGAACGTAGCAGGTGTAATCGGTTCGGCTGTTGCTGCCGGTATCCTGTTAGGATTCTTAATGTAGGGACAAAATATTAGGTGCGGATATTGCTGTTTTAGATGCAATATCCGCACTTATCATTATGTTATCTTCTCTTATCATTCCGTTAATCTATTCCAAAAAGGCTACGAATAATTCGTAAATACGATATTTTTTAGCATCTTGCGTCTTTGTTACGACACACTAAAATAAATATTTATGAAACGGATTATTCTCCTCGCCTTCCTTTGTACCACCACCCTGGTGATGGCGCAGCGCATCAATCATGTTCAGGAAGCAATAGCAAACTACGATTACGAGGCAGCTCTCACTCTCATTGCCAAAGAAAAGCCGACAATTCCCCTACTCTTGCAAAAAGGTAAAGCACAACGGGGACTTGGGATGAATACAGAAGCACTTTCCACTTATCAGGAAATCATAGCCAATGATACTGCCAATACCCGTGCATATATCGAAGCAGCCGAATGCTGCCGTTCATTGGCCAAATACCAACAGGCACTGAAATATTATGAACAGGCACTTGATCTGAATCCGGAAAACAAATATGTGCGTATTCAATACATCGGACTACTGCTCTCTTTACAGAAGTTTCAGGATGCTTTAGGAGAAAGTAGTCTGATGACAGAGAAAGACAGTTCCGCCATCGCCTTGCATCTGCAGGCCCAAAGTTTCGAAGGTATGGGAGAGCTTCTCC
This sequence is a window from Bacteroides thetaiotaomicron VPI-5482. Protein-coding genes within it:
- a CDS encoding acetyl-CoA carboxylase biotin carboxyl carrier protein, whose translation is MKEYKYKINGNSYKVTIGDIEDNIAHVEVNGTHYKVEMEKQPKTAPKPVVVRPMPNSPAAPTTPVVKPAAPSTGKSGVKSPLPGVILDIKVNVGDTVKRGQTIIILEAMKMENNINADKDGKVTAINVNKGDSVLEGNDLVIIE
- a CDS encoding sodium ion-translocating decarboxylase subunit beta — its product is MGDFINFLGNNLADFWTYTGFANATGGHIAMIIIGLGFIYLAVAKEFEPMLLIPIGFGILIGNIPFNMDAGLKVGIYEEGSVLNILYQGVTSGWYPPLIFLGIGAMTDFSALISNPKLMLIGAAAQFGIFGAYMIALEMGFDPMQAGAIGIIGGADGPTAIFLSSKLAPNLMGAIAVSAYSYMALVPVIQPPIMRLLTTKHERVIRMKPPRAVSHTEKVIFPIIGLLLTCFLVPSGLPLLGMLFFGNLLKESGVTRRLANTASGPLIDVITILLGLTVGASTQASEFLTLDSIKIFALGALSFIIATASGVIFVKIFNLFLKKGNKINPLIGNAGVSAVPDSARISQVVGLEYDPTNYLLMHAMGPNVAGVIGSAVAAGILLGFLM